The Fusibacter sp. A1 genome has a segment encoding these proteins:
- a CDS encoding sensor histidine kinase, whose product MKFKTLHTKLITSFVVIIIITIILVLSIVVLQVISQTRADYKIAIQKELQLIERNVEQYANNIAANTRMIATMPLIREADSRITTYVDKTGVDGKVPMIPLDGTPYEIEVYQTLKAFQESHPSVKNASLGVEENGGFVKSPPSPRFDGYDARLRDWYKKALEQPGEVVLSNIYTTSSNEKVVLSVMSVEDDRGSMIGVVTIDFDLKDLSEAVKSAVIGRNGYIIITDTLGNVLAHPRHNELIGKQIETIGLGEFVYDTELIEQEHIVKSDNRNRLIVQVTHSQLSELPLSYVIVVDRSEYYKSSIIITQRVLSLLFLLILLAVLFSNFLANRLTKPLLELSRFSEGITEGNLKNRIEMIREDEFGRLAEKFNTMASALENAKLTLEEKVKDRTTDLLIANENLTSINEELMDTLHLLKQTQRQLIVAEKLAGLGTLVAGIAHEINTPLGVAITSSSYVSELIKELDYRFTNKTIDRKGVEDLLSKSKEALDILNRNLERSSDLVFNFKQVAIDQSTEEKRRFNVRTYVDELLIALKPHYNLAHHELVVDCPSQLEIYTVPGALAQIVTQLILNAAAHGFADTEAGRINIRFLVESGVFHMSVSDNGKGIDSEKVKRIFDPFYTIDRSTAGTGLGLYTIFNIVTLQLNGQISCSSELNKGTTFEINWPLDQG is encoded by the coding sequence ATGAAATTTAAAACACTACATACTAAGCTAATCACTTCATTTGTCGTTATTATTATAATCACCATTATTTTGGTATTATCCATAGTAGTTTTGCAAGTCATATCTCAAACGCGGGCCGATTATAAGATTGCCATTCAAAAGGAACTTCAACTGATTGAAAGAAATGTTGAGCAGTATGCGAATAATATTGCTGCAAATACCCGGATGATTGCGACCATGCCCCTTATCAGGGAGGCCGACAGCCGTATAACCACTTATGTGGATAAGACAGGAGTGGATGGAAAAGTTCCGATGATTCCGCTGGATGGTACACCCTATGAAATAGAAGTATATCAAACACTCAAGGCTTTTCAGGAATCACACCCATCGGTTAAAAATGCCTCACTTGGTGTGGAGGAAAACGGTGGCTTCGTCAAATCTCCACCCAGTCCTCGATTTGATGGATATGATGCACGTTTAAGGGACTGGTATAAAAAAGCGTTAGAGCAGCCTGGAGAAGTCGTGCTCTCGAATATCTACACCACTTCTAGTAACGAGAAAGTGGTTTTAAGTGTGATGAGTGTCGAGGACGATAGGGGATCGATGATTGGTGTAGTCACTATCGATTTTGATTTGAAGGATTTATCTGAAGCCGTAAAAAGTGCTGTCATTGGGCGTAACGGGTATATCATCATCACAGATACACTGGGTAATGTGTTAGCTCATCCGAGGCATAATGAGCTTATCGGAAAACAAATTGAAACCATCGGACTTGGTGAATTCGTCTATGATACTGAACTCATAGAACAAGAACATATCGTAAAAAGTGATAATAGAAATCGGTTGATTGTGCAAGTAACTCATTCGCAGCTTTCTGAGCTGCCTCTTAGCTACGTCATCGTAGTCGATCGCAGCGAGTATTATAAAAGCAGTATTATCATAACTCAACGAGTCTTAAGCCTACTTTTCCTATTGATCTTGCTTGCAGTTTTATTCTCAAATTTCTTAGCTAATCGTTTGACGAAACCACTTTTGGAGTTAAGCAGATTCTCAGAAGGGATTACAGAAGGAAATCTGAAAAACAGGATTGAAATGATACGAGAGGATGAATTCGGAAGACTCGCTGAAAAATTCAACACAATGGCTAGCGCACTTGAAAACGCGAAGCTTACACTTGAAGAAAAAGTGAAAGATAGAACGACTGATCTTTTGATTGCGAACGAAAATCTGACAAGTATCAACGAAGAACTTATGGACACGCTGCACTTGCTTAAACAGACCCAGCGACAACTGATTGTTGCGGAAAAACTGGCAGGATTAGGAACATTGGTTGCTGGCATCGCACATGAAATCAATACGCCACTTGGGGTAGCGATTACCTCAAGTTCGTATGTGAGTGAACTTATCAAGGAGTTGGACTATCGATTTACTAATAAGACAATTGATAGAAAAGGAGTGGAAGACTTACTTTCAAAATCAAAAGAAGCGCTGGATATCCTGAATAGGAACCTGGAAAGATCTAGTGACTTGGTTTTCAACTTTAAACAAGTAGCCATTGACCAGTCTACTGAGGAAAAACGTCGCTTTAATGTGCGAACTTATGTCGATGAACTGTTGATTGCCTTAAAACCACATTACAATTTAGCGCATCACGAGCTGGTAGTAGACTGTCCTAGTCAACTCGAAATTTATACAGTACCTGGAGCGCTCGCTCAAATAGTGACGCAGCTTATCTTAAATGCGGCTGCTCATGGATTTGCCGATACCGAAGCAGGTAGGATTAACATACGTTTCTTAGTGGAAAGTGGAGTATTTCATATGTCTGTTTCGGACAACGGAAAGGGAATCGATTCAGAGAAGGTCAAACGTATATTCGATCCTTTTTATACGATCGACCG
- a CDS encoding pyridoxal-phosphate dependent enzyme, whose amino-acid sequence MLKSGKTPLLRARKLEKLFDVGEIYLKLEGLNPTGHKLDRIAEILIKDTIAHRFKKILADGSLNFINALTYFAELEEIEVIIPIFRNERWKNKKIKGLLLDCKTMEVSDKYEAYVELAEKNDCYLAAEGYSNTHISQMILEELTYEITQKIGYEIDTIFTQFCYGYTVTSIYNSYLKGWLKGSVSKFPQLLCGTWHDFDKLYEYYSKPKNKLHKGTDAPDRDITVSSSVFQDDKLLIDSYNAVTETNGEIIKVSENRLKESTRLLRKHEQINVSQQDSYAFAAFYEQVISGKLKKGKHVIILNEGKSSVKIEDMKESVEFSKEELVEFTKDWLAKYSDSTQETADAISNATEKGFILMASRNNEYEGICIIVNTGFKDFIPSYHLAYIGTDKESGGRGVGTELIKRAIDLTDGNLSLHVDLDNKGAKKLYEKMGFKHCYNRMLYKGD is encoded by the coding sequence ATGTTAAAAAGTGGGAAAACACCATTGTTGAGAGCAAGAAAGCTAGAAAAATTGTTTGACGTAGGAGAAATCTATTTAAAACTTGAGGGGCTTAACCCTACCGGTCACAAGCTGGACAGGATTGCTGAAATACTGATAAAAGACACCATCGCACATCGCTTCAAGAAAATTCTTGCGGACGGTTCACTTAATTTTATCAATGCGTTGACTTATTTTGCTGAACTTGAAGAGATCGAAGTGATCATACCGATTTTTAGAAATGAACGATGGAAAAACAAGAAAATCAAAGGATTGCTCCTGGACTGCAAGACAATGGAGGTTTCTGATAAATACGAAGCCTATGTCGAGCTTGCAGAAAAAAACGACTGCTATCTTGCGGCTGAAGGATATAGCAATACGCATATCAGTCAAATGATCCTGGAAGAGCTGACCTATGAAATCACTCAAAAGATCGGCTATGAGATAGACACGATATTTACACAGTTTTGCTATGGATATACGGTCACAAGCATCTATAACTCATACCTGAAGGGGTGGTTAAAGGGGAGTGTCTCGAAATTCCCTCAATTGCTATGCGGTACTTGGCATGATTTCGACAAACTTTACGAGTATTATTCCAAGCCGAAGAATAAACTTCATAAGGGCACCGATGCACCAGATAGGGATATCACGGTCAGCAGTAGCGTATTTCAGGATGATAAGCTGTTGATTGATTCCTATAACGCAGTCACTGAGACGAATGGTGAAATCATCAAGGTTTCAGAGAACAGGCTTAAGGAAAGCACAAGACTGCTGAGAAAGCATGAGCAAATCAATGTATCACAGCAAGATTCCTACGCATTTGCCGCCTTTTATGAACAGGTGATCAGTGGAAAGTTAAAAAAGGGTAAACATGTCATCATACTGAATGAAGGAAAAAGCAGCGTAAAGATCGAAGACATGAAGGAATCTGTTGAGTTTAGCAAAGAGGAACTCGTGGAGTTTACAAAAGACTGGTTGGCCAAGTATTCCGATTCGACACAGGAGACAGCCGACGCAATCAGTAATGCGACTGAAAAGGGCTTCATTCTGATGGCTTCTAGAAACAACGAGTATGAAGGGATCTGCATTATCGTAAATACAGGCTTCAAAGACTTTATCCCGTCCTATCATCTTGCGTATATCGGAACTGATAAGGAAAGTGGCGGTAGAGGTGTCGGTACCGAACTGATCAAGAGAGCGATCGACCTGACTGATGGAAATCTATCTTTGCACGTCGATCTTGATAACAAAGGCGCGAAAAAGCTATACGAGAAGATGGGATTCAAGCATTGCTACAATAGAATGCTATATAAAGGTGACTAA